The Lewinellaceae bacterium genome has a segment encoding these proteins:
- a CDS encoding BamA/TamA family outer membrane protein, translated as MMAGQRYILRQNNIILSLLALVLLSACSPTRRLEKGSKLFEGATVTFTKPSAVQNKKNLKEELIYQVRPKANSALKLWIFNQFKVPKKQKGLKYWLKYKAGEAPSIFDYDLLNRSKLVMEKYLGDIGYLNASVTLDTIDKGKSVQAVYTVFAPKKYRINEIFLPAGKSVLDTLTRRNQQQSFLKKGSIYRTENLNNERTRLVNIATRNGYYGLTQNDIYYYVDTTQQDDLVNVYLEWKPSNDKEDIKQSRLGTTTVYATHSLSNVPDQTTDTIEYKELTIIENYYYLKNKLLRRSISGQPGELYNSQQQLGNINYLQNLEVYKLINLRYKQRTVDDQLYLDRYFYLMPAQVRDLRFDFEANTRSGSYFGISTAINYSNKNWLGGAERLDLSFSVGGETQVGNSSKFINTLVVSAAASVSLPNLLVPFKIKRLYRGAVPRTRFTLSDAYQVRNGFFTTNGLTGEAIYDWRSSKQWQHLFSPVSINQTTTFNITEDFQQELDADRRLRESFGNILIPGGSYQFNHSTQELNKIQPYHYWSGSIEYAGNIPYLLSKAVKPSQSTYTLFGTPFAQFIRLYSDFRYYQQRRSHTWAFRASGGLIAAYGNTTVAPYSRQFFIGGSNSLRAFRLRELGPGSYINPVANDKNYFDQTGDIKIEFNAEYRFDIASYLKGAAFVDAGNIWLLNDTIGAQAEGKFNGSTFYKEIAVGTGIGLRIDFEYFVIRLDGAFPIRKPVSEQGFQWTFKDLKFLNAGWRSENVVFHLAIGYPF; from the coding sequence ATGATGGCCGGTCAAAGATACATACTGCGTCAGAACAATATCATCCTGTCACTGCTTGCTTTGGTGCTTCTGAGTGCCTGCTCCCCAACGCGCCGTTTGGAAAAAGGCTCGAAATTATTCGAGGGAGCAACCGTTACATTTACAAAACCTTCTGCGGTACAAAACAAAAAAAATTTAAAGGAAGAGCTGATTTACCAGGTTCGCCCGAAAGCCAACAGCGCCCTTAAACTGTGGATATTTAACCAATTCAAAGTCCCCAAAAAACAAAAAGGATTAAAATATTGGCTCAAGTATAAAGCAGGAGAAGCCCCGTCCATTTTTGACTATGACCTGTTGAACCGAAGTAAACTGGTTATGGAAAAGTACCTGGGCGATATCGGATATCTTAACGCCAGCGTGACCCTGGATACCATTGATAAAGGAAAAAGTGTACAAGCCGTTTACACTGTTTTCGCGCCGAAAAAATACCGGATCAATGAAATATTTCTGCCGGCAGGAAAGTCGGTTTTGGATACCTTAACCCGTAGGAACCAACAACAATCCTTTTTAAAAAAGGGAAGCATTTATCGCACGGAAAACCTGAACAATGAAAGAACCCGGTTGGTTAATATCGCTACCCGGAATGGTTATTATGGGTTAACACAAAATGATATTTATTATTATGTGGACACCACGCAACAGGATGATCTGGTCAATGTATATTTGGAATGGAAGCCATCCAATGACAAGGAAGATATTAAACAGTCCCGGCTTGGAACGACCACCGTATATGCGACTCATTCCCTGTCAAATGTGCCCGACCAGACCACCGACACCATTGAATACAAGGAGTTGACCATCATAGAAAATTACTATTATTTAAAGAACAAGCTGTTACGACGATCCATAAGCGGCCAGCCAGGTGAGCTGTATAACAGTCAGCAACAACTGGGCAATATCAATTACCTGCAAAATTTAGAGGTTTATAAACTGATCAATTTACGTTATAAACAGAGGACGGTCGACGATCAGCTTTATCTGGATCGCTATTTTTACCTCATGCCTGCCCAGGTGCGGGATTTGCGGTTTGATTTTGAGGCCAATACACGGTCAGGTAGTTATTTTGGCATATCCACTGCTATCAATTATTCCAATAAAAACTGGCTTGGAGGAGCAGAGCGGCTGGATTTGAGTTTTTCCGTTGGAGGAGAAACGCAGGTGGGCAATAGCTCAAAGTTCATCAACACCCTGGTCGTTTCAGCGGCGGCCTCTGTATCCCTTCCCAATTTATTGGTGCCTTTCAAGATAAAGCGATTATACAGGGGCGCTGTGCCACGCACCCGGTTCACCTTGTCGGATGCCTACCAGGTAAGGAATGGTTTTTTTACGACCAACGGGCTCACCGGCGAAGCCATCTATGACTGGCGGTCCAGTAAACAATGGCAGCATTTATTTTCGCCCGTTTCCATTAACCAGACCACCACTTTTAATATCACCGAGGACTTCCAACAAGAACTGGATGCCGATCGGCGACTGAGGGAAAGCTTTGGAAATATCTTAATCCCGGGAGGAAGTTATCAATTCAATCATTCCACCCAGGAACTTAATAAAATACAACCTTATCATTATTGGTCCGGCTCGATTGAATACGCGGGCAATATTCCTTACTTACTATCCAAAGCGGTTAAACCCTCCCAATCTACCTATACCCTTTTTGGAACTCCCTTTGCTCAATTTATAAGGCTCTACTCGGACTTTCGTTATTACCAACAGCGCCGATCACATACCTGGGCCTTTCGGGCAAGCGGAGGACTGATCGCCGCTTACGGAAATACAACGGTTGCCCCTTACTCCAGGCAGTTTTTTATTGGAGGATCCAACAGCCTCCGGGCTTTCCGGTTGCGGGAATTGGGTCCTGGAAGTTATATCAACCCGGTCGCCAATGATAAAAATTATTTTGATCAAACCGGGGATATTAAGATTGAGTTTAATGCGGAATATCGTTTTGATATCGCCTCCTATTTAAAAGGAGCGGCCTTTGTAGATGCCGGCAATATATGGTTGCTTAATGATACCATTGGAGCACAGGCCGAAGGAAAGTTTAACGGCTCAACATTTTACAAGGAGATCGCCGTAGGAACAGGGATTGGTCTGCGCATAGACTTCGAATATTTTGTGATTCGCCTCGATGGAGCTTTCCCCATCCGAAAGCCTGTTTCAGAACAGGGTTTTCAATGGACCTTTAAGGATTTGAAATTTTTAAATGCGGGCTGGCGTTCCGAGAATGTAGTGTTTCATTTGGCTATTGGGTATCCGTTTTGA
- a CDS encoding cytochrome P450 codes for MKASGPTTMEFIKGVKQTTPDFFNDLRKKYGGIVRCKVPFVRPMYLLSHPDYAKYVLSHHAVNFVRQDFVSRRFRALFGNGSVVAEGDLWAQQRKIISPVFQKKYLENVFHILESQTEHLIEKWKAKARAGEFVEVHSEMQNLTLDMLWRVLFGYPTDGIRDQVFKPAELGIDYVGAPVPFYFSKWLPTYANLTFYFSNKKLENLILNIVQERRKEIGKRGDLLDFLLQYKNPETGQGLSDRLIVEEIKTMTPAGYLTTSAAVAWLFFELGHNPGHIKEINDECQLVWGEGSFDYEKMSRLKKTTNCLFEALRLHPTGWTIWRSAVEADEIGGYEIEPGATIITSPYTTHRNPDFWENPESFYPNRDFFSATDYSFFPFGMGPRKCLGENLAMIEMLIIVPMILKTFRFSLVKGQPFETDHRVILTPKPGVKVMLEEI; via the coding sequence ATGAAAGCATCCGGTCCCACAACGATGGAATTTATCAAAGGGGTTAAGCAGACAACGCCTGATTTTTTCAACGATTTGCGAAAAAAATATGGAGGGATCGTTCGCTGCAAGGTCCCGTTTGTACGGCCAATGTATTTATTGAGCCATCCCGATTATGCGAAATATGTGTTGTCTCACCATGCCGTTAATTTTGTCAGACAGGATTTCGTTTCGAGGCGATTCAGGGCGTTATTCGGCAATGGAAGTGTAGTGGCTGAAGGGGACCTTTGGGCGCAGCAGCGGAAAATCATCAGCCCTGTTTTTCAAAAAAAATATTTGGAAAATGTTTTTCATATCCTTGAGTCCCAAACGGAGCATTTAATTGAAAAATGGAAAGCAAAGGCACGTGCCGGTGAATTCGTTGAGGTGCACAGTGAAATGCAAAACCTGACCCTTGATATGCTTTGGAGGGTGTTGTTTGGTTATCCCACAGACGGAATCCGGGACCAGGTGTTCAAACCGGCAGAATTGGGCATTGATTACGTGGGGGCGCCGGTGCCGTTTTACTTTTCCAAATGGCTTCCGACCTACGCTAATCTAACCTTTTATTTTTCCAATAAAAAGCTTGAAAATCTGATCCTGAACATTGTTCAGGAACGGAGGAAAGAAATCGGCAAACGCGGGGATCTTCTCGATTTCCTGCTTCAGTATAAAAACCCTGAAACCGGTCAGGGCCTGTCTGACCGGCTGATCGTTGAAGAAATTAAAACCATGACCCCGGCCGGTTATCTGACGACCTCTGCCGCTGTTGCATGGTTGTTTTTTGAACTCGGGCATAATCCCGGACATATTAAAGAAATCAACGATGAATGCCAGTTGGTTTGGGGTGAGGGCAGTTTTGATTATGAAAAAATGAGCCGGCTTAAAAAAACGACTAACTGCCTGTTTGAGGCACTTCGGCTCCATCCCACTGGCTGGACCATTTGGAGAAGTGCAGTGGAAGCCGATGAAATCGGGGGCTATGAAATCGAACCCGGAGCAACGATTATTACCTCTCCTTACACCACCCACCGAAATCCCGATTTTTGGGAAAATCCCGAATCTTTTTATCCAAACCGTGATTTTTTTTCCGCGACCGATTATTCTTTTTTTCCTTTTGGCATGGGACCCCGAAAATGTCTCGGGGAAAATTTAGCCATGATAGAAATGCTGATCATAGTCCCTATGATTTTGAAGACTTTCAGATTTTCACTGGTAAAAGGACAGCCATTCGAAACAGATCATCGCGTTATTTTGACGCCGAAACCCGGGGTGAAGGTTATGTTGGAAGAGATTTGA